From the genome of Pelosinus fermentans DSM 17108:
TTTCTATAAATCCAATTCATATTTTAAATCGAGTATTTTTAATGGAAATGTTTATATTTCATATACAAAAAAAGTATCAGCATTGCGCTAATACCTATTGCATTTTATTTTTTTGAAATTGATTGGTCTGAAAACAATTTTTCTTGCAAGAAAGTTTGTACTCGCTCAGCGCTCGTTATCGCTAATAAAGCATCACTTTCGTTTAGCTCTAAATTAAATGGATATCTTGCATGAACACCATAATCACTTAAGTTTAAGCAATCTTCTTCAATTACTAAAAAAGCGCTGTCATATTCGGAGCAACCTTTATTCAAATCAACCAGATCATGTGTTTTTCGAATGTTACCACCCTTTAGAGAAATAAATCCTTTTAAATATTTTTCAACACTTTGTTGACAATGGTAACAAATAATTTCAACAGGAATCGGCTGCATACCCTGCAAATAATTAGCTGAGGCTAAATCTTGCATAGCATAACGAAACCACTCACGAGCAATAGTCTCATTGTTCATACAGGAGTACTCCTTCTTTGACAATCTTATGCTCCATAGTTGTCGTAAGTATCGATCGTTCATTAAAATCATCATCATCATATACCAGTAAATCGATAGGCATATTTACATCGTGTACCATCGCTTTTCTAATTTTACGTAAAATATCAATTTTACGTAAACCCCGTAAAGAAGTAACGATGCATAAGTCAAGATCGCTTTCATCCGTATATGTGTTATCTGCATAAGAACCAAACAAATATATTTTCTGCGGGTTTACGCTGTTTTGAATAGCAATGATAGCATTTTCCAATGCATCTTTAGCATTTACTTTCTCTTGTCTCATATCAGCACCCCCTTATACTTATATCTTATCACATTTCTAAGGTATTTTACAAAAACTGTGCCTTATGAATTGTTTTTACTATTCTTCTTGCTCTTCAAAATAAGAATAGTATATTTCGGTTAATTCCTTGAAAATCCCCAACCTATTCCGTCCCTTTCTTTCATAACCTTGCGGAATCGTACTTGAAATACGTCTTCTAACGTTGCCTTTTACTACGTAAACGGCTGCACCTTCATACATTGTTAATATTTTATTATAAAAACGCTCATCGATATCTCTCATCGATATCTCCATAGGCATTCGTAAACTGAACACCAAACTCAACACACGAGATCATTAAATCCGCAATATGAGTTGTCGATTTTGAAATTTTTTTAAAACTATTAAGCGCCTTATTCATCTCAGAATACCTTAATTTACCGAATCCTCGTGCCGGAAAAAACTCATTTTCAATTATTTTCTTATATTTCTCTAAAGCTTCTTGTTCAAAATCAGGGACTATATTTGCTGCATAATATTCTTTTACATTCGGAAATATTTTGCATAATTCTAATACTTCTTTAATCAATTCTGTTTGATTTTTACTCGATAAATATTTTTTTAAATCTCCTATTTTAACTGCTGCATGTTAATTAATACCCCAATATAAATTTAATAAATGGCGACAAATTACTCCTATAGTAATATATTATACTTCTTCTTAAAAAAGTCAAAATCCTGCTAGTCAGAGTACTAAACTGGCAGGATTTTATGTCATTTTGTCTGACTATCATAATCAAAAATGTTACTTTCATGGACATGGCACCAAGGTCACTTAAAACACTGTTTACAAGTTTTGAAAAGCCAGTAAAACCAAGCCCTGCATGGCTCTGTAATCTGTTCCATGACATGTCATTTCGTATTCCATTACATGCCATTGAAAAAACAATATTCTTTTAAACGATGAGTCCATGAGTCATCTGGCTTAGAACCTCTTTTTATATACTTCTATAACATGCCACTGAAGGACAAGCGTTCTTAACCGGAGGAAGCTCTGAGTCTATTAGTTCTCTAGCTTTGCGTCTCATGTTATCACTTCCATGACATGCCACGTTGCTTGATAAACCTTAAAATAGACATTATTCAATTTGACCAACGTCTATTTTCACATCATTCTATAATCAATCAGTATCTCTATCTTTTTGCAACCAACCTATGTGTTAATTGATAATCTCTGCAACAGCATTCATATCAAGCTCTTCTTATCCAATATAATTTTTTCAATAGCATCATTAATATGCCGACAAGTTAATGAGTAATATTCAACATTGTTTAATAGATTTGCCAAGTATGATACTGCAGCGAAGTCACCAATTTCTCCAATAATAAAGGTGGCACTAATCCAAGCATCTTTGTCGCTTAATGCTTTTATAGCCAAATCATAGGCACTCTCCATAGATACTCTAAGGCATAGGCTTTTATAGAGAGGTCTCCAAATTCAGCTATTCTACGAATTTCCTCAATATTATCATTTTCAAATTTCTTTAAGACCCAATCAAAATACCATCTTGCTTCAATTCTAGCTGGCAAGTCTATTTTACCTTCCAGTTTTTCAATTGAAAATTTACTAAAAATTAAATCTAAAAAGCCATCTGCCAGTTGAATTCTAAGATGATAATGTTTTTTTCTTGTCCTTACAATAATCTGCCTAAGTTTTGCTGTATCTTTAAATCTTCCATTGATGTATTCAGCAGGTTTACCAACATTATCACGTTGATATTCAATATGTCTACAATTCCCAAATATCAATGTATATTGGTATTTCGTATCAAACATGTATCTTTTTCGTTCAGATTCCGGCCATTCCCGTTCACAAGACAACTCAATAGCTAAAGTTCTGCCGTTACTATATATATTTACATTGTGAATAATGCTGTCATGAAAGTAATCATAAAAAATATATTGCTTCAAATATCTATCATTAATGATCTTGGTTTCATGCTCATAATTTAACATTATTTTTTCTTCCTTTTTAGATAATCATAATACTCATTTGATTGCTATAGAGTTATGCTTCATTAGATATAACATCAATAGAACTACGCCAACAATCTACTATCCAGTTGGTTATTAATCTAAATCATCATAGGTAATTCAATATGTTCTGATACGGAGGATATAAGAAGTTCAATTAATTCACTATCCATAAATTGATAGTCATCCGGAATATTAAGACAGATAATTTTCTTATGGGAAAGGCTATCTTTAAACCGTTCTTGCAGCCTTCTTACATGCTTCTTCTCCATTACAAAAATCAAATCTGCCCAACCAATATGCCCACCTGTTATTTTTACACGAGCTTTATCTTCCGTACCTGCTGACCTAACATCATAACCATTAACACCGTTAAATATTTTCTCGGCAGTTAGACTACGCCACTTATTCTTACTGCATACAAATAATAGTTTAATATTTTCTGCCCCCTTAATTAGATTAACAATCCTATTCATCCACCTTAGAATTAGCAAGTATATGAATACTCCCTTGGCGACACTCATTTGTCAACCACTCTAAATTAACACTTGAACCAATTAGCAACAAATAAGCTTGTTTACCTGTAACATCATCGAAATTAGACAGATTAAATTTTATTGAAAGATATCCTTTTGCTAAATCAAAGATAGGGGATACATATCCTGGATACTTTTCGTTTAGTTTTCTCTCGCGAAGATATAATTCTTCAATTTTACAATCAAATTCTACGTCCAATATGTCTGAATGTCTATTGACCAAATCTGGAACATACCACTCAATATGACTTAGAAAATCGAATGTAATTTGTAGTTTACGCCACTGCCAATGAGAATTGCAATTCTCATTGTTTTCCCAATTATAATAGTCTATAAGCAAAATGCATTTCCGTTCGTTTCCATTACAAGTAACAACTTCGACTTTTCTAATTTCGCTATCATGAAAATTCAAATTCATTAGTTTGTCTTTTAAATTATTTTCAAGTTGCATATATAACCTCTCACATCCGCATTTTACTCAAATTGGAAATTAGCCAATAACCATAAATATTGTTTGGCTATTGCTATTGCATGTCCTCATCTCGTAAAGATGTTCTTTTCCATTCAAATTCATTGATGAGCTTAGATTCAAAGTTATCATACTGCGCATTATAGTTATGCACGTGAGGGGAGGGAATATTAATAGATCCTTTCTTTAAACCCATTTCTTCGATAATATGTATATGTCTCTCAGTAAAG
Proteins encoded in this window:
- a CDS encoding HEPN domain-containing protein → MNNETIAREWFRYAMQDLASANYLQGMQPIPVEIICYHCQQSVEKYLKGFISLKGGNIRKTHDLVDLNKGCSEYDSAFLVIEEDCLNLSDYGVHARYPFNLELNESDALLAITSAERVQTFLQEKLFSDQSISKK
- a CDS encoding nucleotidyltransferase domain-containing protein, with the protein product MRQEKVNAKDALENAIIAIQNSVNPQKIYLFGSYADNTYTDESDLDLCIVTSLRGLRKIDILRKIRKAMVHDVNMPIDLLVYDDDDFNERSILTTTMEHKIVKEGVLLYEQ
- a CDS encoding DUF6155 family protein — its product is MGDLKKYLSSKNQTELIKEVLELCKIFPNVKEYYAANIVPDFEQEALEKYKKIIENEFFPARGFGKLRYSEMNKALNSFKKISKSTTHIADLMISCVEFGVQFTNAYGDIDERYR
- a CDS encoding low molecular weight protein tyrosine phosphatase family protein → MNRIVNLIKGAENIKLLFVCSKNKWRSLTAEKIFNGVNGYDVRSAGTEDKARVKITGGHIGWADLIFVMEKKHVRRLQERFKDSLSHKKIICLNIPDDYQFMDSELIELLISSVSEHIELPMMI